The nucleotide sequence CGGGTCGATGACGTTGCCCTTGGACTTCGACATCTTCTGGCCCTTCTCGTCGCGGACAAGGGCGTGGATGTAGACGGTGCGGAAGGGCACGTCCTTCATGAAGTGCAGGCCCATCATCATCATCCGGGCGACCCAGAAGAAGATGATGTCGAAGCCCGTCACCAGCACGTCGGTCGGGTAGTAGCGCTGCAGCTCCGGCGTCTCGTCCGGCCAGCCGAGCGTCGAGAAGGGCCAGAGCGCCGATGAGAACCAGGTGTCCAGCACGTCCGGATCGCGGGTCAGTTCCACGTCCTGGCCGTAATGGGTCCTGGCGGCGGTGCGCGCCTCCTCCTCCGTCTCCTCGACGAAGAACGAGCCGTCCGGGCCGTACCAGGCCGGGATCTGGTGGCCCCACCAGAGCTGGCGGCTGATGCACCAGGGCTGGATGTTGCGCATCCACTCGAAATAGGTGTTCTCCCACTGCTTGGGCACGAACACCGTCCTGCCGGTCTCCACCGCCTCGATCGCCGGCTTGGCCAGCGTGGCGGCATCGACATACCACTGGTCGGTCAGCCAGGGCTCGATGGCGACGCCGGAACGGTCGCCGTGCGGCACCATGTGGGTGTGCGGCTCGATCTTCTCGAGCAGGCCGAGCGCCTCGATCTCGGCGACGACCTTCTTGCGCGCCTCGTAGCGGTCGAGGCCGCGATAGGCCTCCGGAACGTCGTCGCCGGTGAGGCGGGCGTCGCGGTCCATGATGTTGATGGCGGCAAGGCCGCAGCGGCGCCCGACCTCGAAGTCGTTGAAGTCGTGGGCCGGGGTGATCTTCACCGCGCCCGAGCCGGTCGCCGGGTCGGCATACTCGTCACCGACGATGGGGATGCGGCGGCCGACCAGCGGCAGGATGACGTGCCTGCCGATCAGGTCCTGGTAGCGCTCATCCTCCGGATGGACGGCGACGCCGGTATCGCCCAGCATCGTCTCCGGCCGGGTGGTGGCGACGGTGATGAAGCGGCCCTCCTCGCCCTCGATCGGGTAGCGGAAGTGCCAGAGGTTGCCCTTCACCTCCTTCTGCTCGACCTCCAGGTCGGAGATGGCGGTGTGCAGCTTGGGGTCCCAGTTGACCAGCCGCTTGTCCTTGTAGATCAGCCCCTGCCTGTGCAGCTCGACGAACACCTTGCGGACGGCGCGGGACAGCCCCTCGTCCATGGTGAAGCGCTCCTTCGCCCAGTCGGGCGAGGCGCCGAGGCGGCGGAGCTGGCGGGTGATGGTGCTGCCGGACTCGGCCTTCCACTCCCAGACCTTTCCGACGAACTTCTCGCGGCCCAGGTCGTGGCGGGTGACGCCCTCCTTCGCAAGGTTGCGCTCGACCACCATCTGGGTGGCGATTCCGGCATGGTCGGTGCCGGGCTGCCACAGCGTGTCGCGCCCGCGCATCCGGTTGTAGCGGATCAGCAGGTCCTGGATGGTGAAGGTCAGCGCGTGGCCCATGTGCAGGCTGCCGGTGACGTTCGGCGGCGGCATCATGATCGTGTAGGGAACGGCGTTGGAGCCGGTGTCGGCGGCGAACGCGCCCGACTCTTCCCACAGACGATAGTGCTTTTCCTCGACCTCGGCCGGCCGGTACGTCTTGTCCAACATCACCAGGAACTTTCGCTTTGGGCCCTAATCAGACGGCGGGGCGGGCGGCGGGCGCCGCCCGGTTCAGAACTTCTGCGACCGCCGGATCATGCGGTCGATCTCCTGCTGGACCAGCCGCTCGACGATCGTCGGCAGATTCTCGTCCAGCCATTCCTTGAGCAACGGCTTCAACAGCTCGCGGACCACTTCCTCCACGGTGCGGATGCCGACGGGCATCGGGCCGATGGACAGGTCGTCGCCGAGCTCGCGCGCCAGATGGGTGAAATGGTGCGAGGCATCCTCGGCGGTGCGGCGCGAGATCAGCCCGTCATCCAGGTCGAGCGCCCGCGAGCGCGGCCGGGGGCGCGGCGGCGGCTCGTCGTCGTCCTCGAACTCGTCGAAGGCCGGCATCGGCCGCTTGGGAGCGGGGCGCGGCGGCGGGGGCGGCGGTTCCGGATCCGGCATGTGGAAGGCCGGCATCGGCTCGGGCTCCGGCTCCGGGAAGGCCGGCTCGTCGGGCCAGGGATCGGGCTCCGGCTCCGCCATCGGCGGCGTGTCGTCCTCCACCATCTGGGTGAGTTCGAGCACGTCGTCATCGTCGTCGTCCATCACCGGCGGCGGCGGTGGCGGGGGCGGCGGAGGGGGAGGCGGCGGGGGCGGCGGAGGGGCGGCGCTGGTCGTCTCTGGCCGCCCGGGTTCGCCGTCTTCCGAGATGATTCGGCGAATGGAGGCGAGGATCTCCTCCATCGACGGTTCTTGCTGATTCTTATCACTCATCGTGGCAAACCCAGAACGTCATCGAACCGCAACCACCCTGCCCCGGCGACACTAGGACAGGCCAGGACAAAAAGCCACCAGACAAGAACGGCCCGCCGAGGCGGGCCGTCTGGATCACTCCGACACCTCGGTGCCGAACCACTTGTTCCGTGTCTTGTCGTAGTTGGCCTTGGGGTCATAATACTGCACCGGCAGGCTGAGCTGCTGGGCGGTCAACTGACCCGTCGCGGCGAGCACGTTGAAGGCGGCGACCATCTCGTCGCGCTGGGCGCGCACCAGGAAGACGCGGGCGTTGAGCAGTTCCTGCTCCTGGTTCAGCACGTCGAGAACCGTGCGGGAACCGACCTGCGCCTCCTGCCGGACGCCCTCCAGGGCGATTTCCGCCGCCTTGATCTGGGCGGAGTAGGACTCGATGCTCGCCCGGGCGGTCTGCAGCGACTGCCATGCGCTGATCGCCGATTCGGAAACCTGGCGGCGGGCTTCCTCGATCTGCAGGCGGGCCTGGTTGGCGGTCTGCTTGGCCTCGCGGACAAGCGCCTCCGGCTGGCCGGCCTGGTAGAGCGGGATGGTGACCTGGGCCACCACCTGGGCGCTGTCCTGGCGGTTCAGCTCGATGCCCGACGTGCGGCCGGGGTCGAAGGTCCGGGTGCCCTGGGCGGTCACGTTGACCGACGGCAGGAGACGGCCGAACTGCTGGTCCACCGCGGCCTGCTGCGCCGACTCGGAATAGGAGGCGGCGAGCACGCTCGGGTTGTTGGCGCGGGCCATCTCGACCAGCTCGTCCAGCGTCGCCGGCAGCTTGAACTTCGGTTTCGGCGCCTTGAGCTGCTGGCCGGGGGAGGTGCCGATCACGCGCTCGTAGGTGGCGCGCACCGACTTGAGCTGGCCTTCCGCGGAAATGCGCGAGGCGATGGCGCCGGCCAGGCGCGACTCGGACTGGCTGACGTCGGTGCGGGTGTACTCGCCGACGCGGAAACGGTCGCGCGCGGCCTCGAGCTGGCGGCGCAGCACCTGCTCGTTGTTGATCTGCAACTGCAGCACGGCCTGGTTCATCACCACGTCGAGATAGGCCTGGGCGGCGGTGAGCAGCACCTGCTGTTCGGAGGAGATCAGCGAGGCGCGCT is from Azospirillum thermophilum and encodes:
- a CDS encoding valine--tRNA ligase — translated: MLDKTYRPAEVEEKHYRLWEESGAFAADTGSNAVPYTIMMPPPNVTGSLHMGHALTFTIQDLLIRYNRMRGRDTLWQPGTDHAGIATQMVVERNLAKEGVTRHDLGREKFVGKVWEWKAESGSTITRQLRRLGASPDWAKERFTMDEGLSRAVRKVFVELHRQGLIYKDKRLVNWDPKLHTAISDLEVEQKEVKGNLWHFRYPIEGEEGRFITVATTRPETMLGDTGVAVHPEDERYQDLIGRHVILPLVGRRIPIVGDEYADPATGSGAVKITPAHDFNDFEVGRRCGLAAINIMDRDARLTGDDVPEAYRGLDRYEARKKVVAEIEALGLLEKIEPHTHMVPHGDRSGVAIEPWLTDQWYVDAATLAKPAIEAVETGRTVFVPKQWENTYFEWMRNIQPWCISRQLWWGHQIPAWYGPDGSFFVEETEEEARTAARTHYGQDVELTRDPDVLDTWFSSALWPFSTLGWPDETPELQRYYPTDVLVTGFDIIFFWVARMMMMGLHFMKDVPFRTVYIHALVRDEKGQKMSKSKGNVIDPLDLIDQYGTDALRFTLAAMAAQGRDIKLAVSRVEGYRNFSTKLWNAARYCQMNGCEPVAGYRPVGLTQTVNRWIVGALADAAKKVAEAIDAYRFNEAASAAYQFTWGTFCDWYMEFTKPILAGSDEAAKAETRATTAWVLDNILHIMHPIMPYITEELWEQLSAGRANRLISAEWPDLGADLIDPAARDEMDWVVRLITAVRSMRSEMNVPPAAQIELKLKDPAAESLSRLATHRDLILRMARLASVEPLSGPVPKSAVQDVLDEATLILPLEGIVDLDKERARLTKEIDKLSKEIDKIDAKLSNEQFVAKAPEDVIEEQRDRRDAAAQARDKLQKALEMLAG
- a CDS encoding DUF2497 domain-containing protein, whose protein sequence is MDDDDDDVLELTQMVEDDTPPMAEPEPDPWPDEPAFPEPEPEPMPAFHMPDPEPPPPPPRPAPKRPMPAFDEFEDDDEPPPRPRPRSRALDLDDGLISRRTAEDASHHFTHLARELGDDLSIGPMPVGIRTVEEVVRELLKPLLKEWLDENLPTIVERLVQQEIDRMIRRSQKF
- a CDS encoding TolC family outer membrane protein, giving the protein MRSRFARRLLATALTLGVTVIGADGAWAQTLEQALAQAYGNNPTLGAQRARLRAVDEGVPQALSGYRPTVRATASIGRTAGEAKFSGGSSGTEYNPKTVGLSATQPVYDPTVGPAVRRAERLVEAQRASLISSEQQVLLTAAQAYLDVVMNQAVLQLQINNEQVLRRQLEAARDRFRVGEYTRTDVSQSESRLAGAIASRISAEGQLKSVRATYERVIGTSPGQQLKAPKPKFKLPATLDELVEMARANNPSVLAASYSESAQQAAVDQQFGRLLPSVNVTAQGTRTFDPGRTSGIELNRQDSAQVVAQVTIPLYQAGQPEALVREAKQTANQARLQIEEARRQVSESAISAWQSLQTARASIESYSAQIKAAEIALEGVRQEAQVGSRTVLDVLNQEQELLNARVFLVRAQRDEMVAAFNVLAATGQLTAQQLSLPVQYYDPKANYDKTRNKWFGTEVSE